Proteins co-encoded in one Streptomyces roseochromogenus subsp. oscitans DS 12.976 genomic window:
- a CDS encoding universal stress protein has translation MAVIVWIVEGTWPACVDAARTHTPDDADIVLLHVTGHEIPGAAHGAFAGLLGRGHPERDPGTRLEHLAAASAQQLLEQAAARLGRPCTRIERTGRLEREVIIAAQDADLLIVARDGDPSRLGPKSLGPASRFVVDHAPCPVLLVWPEPTPGLDSIPPPPPHPPHHR, from the coding sequence ATGGCTGTCATCGTCTGGATCGTCGAAGGCACCTGGCCCGCGTGCGTGGACGCCGCCCGCACCCATACACCCGACGACGCCGACATCGTGCTGCTGCATGTGACCGGCCACGAGATCCCGGGCGCCGCGCACGGTGCCTTCGCCGGCCTGCTGGGACGGGGCCACCCCGAGCGGGATCCCGGCACCCGGCTCGAACACCTCGCCGCCGCCTCCGCCCAGCAGCTGCTCGAACAGGCCGCCGCCCGGCTCGGCCGGCCCTGCACCCGCATCGAGCGCACCGGCCGCCTCGAACGGGAGGTCATCATCGCCGCCCAGGACGCCGACCTGCTCATCGTGGCCCGGGACGGCGACCCCAGCCGACTGGGACCGAAGAGCCTTGGCCCGGCCAGCCGGTTCGTCGTCGACCACGCCCCCTGCCCGGTCCTGCTGGTGTGGCCGGAGCCCACACCCGGCCTGGACAGCATCCCGCCCCCACCCCCGCACCCGCCCCACCACCGGTAA